The following are from one region of the Mycolicibacterium diernhoferi genome:
- a CDS encoding type I polyketide synthase, with protein sequence MTLNGSTAGQQEPTLEPIAIIGIGCRLAGDIDTPADFWRFLLDGGSAVGEVPAERWEPYLRRDPRNAAILDATTRRGSFLSDLPGFDAEFFGVSPREAELMDPQQRLALEVSWQALEDAGVPPRGLAGSDTAVLMGVNSDDYGKLVMEDLPGIEAWTGIGTALCGIANRVSHLLDLRGPSVALDAACAASLVAVHQACQLLRAGETSLALAGGVSALIGPGLTRVLDVAGATAADGRCKSFDDSADGYGRGEGAAVVVLKRLADAQRDNDRVLAIVRGGAVAQDGKTVGIMSPNGAAQEQMFRRTCDTAGIDPAGVDFVEAHGTGTPTGDPVELNALSAVYGVGRPADRPCLVGSVKPNTGHLEGGAGVVGLVKATLALHHEAIPPTAGVRTPTTAVDWSTNGLRVNTETESWPRGPRPRRAAVCSYGYGGTIAHVLLEEAPAPVPAPAEKPIEHPDEQPKTSVYQVVPVSGRSQSRLAANAEALADHLRSAHDELSDVAATLWSRRSHEPVRAAIVAEDHKELVVGLDALAAGERNSSVATGSVVPGAADGAVWVCSGHGSHWVGMGAELLREEPAFAAVIDAIDPVFGAELGFSARAALADGEHGGTDQVQALTFAMQVGLAAVLRSRGAAPAAVIGHSVGEVAACVIAGVFDLTEGAKVACYRARGFRAVQGKGAMALVALSFAETEQRLAGRTDVVAAISAAPSSTVISGTADEVRALTADWAAAGTVVRAVNTDVAFHSPAMDGLTAELARLTGTLHPQPPTIPLYSTALADPRSAALRGPDYWVANLRGRVRFAEAVTAAAEDGHRLYLEIAAHPVVSHSIVETLSHNGIDDYAVLPLHRRNMPEVRSVTTAIAALHCHGAPVALGPAQSGWAHDLPGTQWQHRRFWRTPAAPPGGGAVHDPQTNTLLGGRLEVTGAVPAEVWQTQLDMATRPYPGDHPVQGTEIIPAAVLLNTFLTATGGDLSDVRLRTPVAPGRARAVQVVLQDRALALSTRIQDDGATGEPDRGGWLTHCTAGAAAPAPLPAAWDTDAVRARCTEVLPNGHVVDTLAELGVAAMGFPWEITELRRGDGEMLAVVRAEPDGSAPATWAGLLDAATSAASIVFDSPLRLRMPARIDRVSLRGTPVPFAVMHIRRGTGSTIADVTITDAHGSVVGFIGGMFFDQLENPGGNDVARMIQQLAWHPTPWQDGRRAGGTSRSRGRAQRPGESAQPAQVILVGGDAETLAWCMRDLAAADVDHRLCKTPEEIPAALARDAVVLVLPRAGDAPADAVGLVHQTLTTLLERAASAHLWALTRGVYEGSEIGGSPLWGYSRIAAAEHPGLWGGVIDVADDSLPVGVLAALGGHGVVVVRDDIALTARLAPAETTRSAALTCSPAGTYLITGGTGALGVRVAARLADLGARRIVLLSRSGIPNRADWQPDEEPVRTIVVLEERGVSVRVAAVDIAAPGAADDLRAALADLPPVRGVVHAAGVEAGALLAGTTAEDFAAAMRPKVDGTLTLHEMFPPGELDWLVLFSSCGYLAGFPGQGAYACANAFLDAFAQHRRGLGDRTTAVAWTAWRGLGMGSASSFVAAQLSALGMGTVGADDAMRALDLAVRADQPHIVVLPVTPDAASVPMLADIAPREDDDADGSGLTGLPVPPGREDVDIADWVGDLVVATVAAELGLAEDGVDPRLPLAEIGVDSIMTVALRKQLERKTGLALPPTLLWEHPTASAVASRIVELLSPHDHSAQDEVSAEVGAGCS encoded by the coding sequence GTGACGCTTAACGGGAGTACCGCCGGGCAGCAGGAACCCACCCTGGAACCGATCGCCATCATCGGCATCGGCTGCCGGCTGGCCGGCGATATCGACACCCCGGCCGATTTCTGGCGGTTCCTGCTCGACGGCGGCAGCGCGGTCGGCGAAGTCCCCGCCGAGCGGTGGGAGCCGTACCTGCGCAGGGATCCCCGCAACGCGGCCATCCTCGACGCCACCACCCGAAGGGGCAGCTTCCTGTCCGATCTGCCCGGCTTCGACGCGGAGTTCTTCGGGGTGTCCCCGCGCGAGGCCGAACTGATGGACCCGCAGCAGCGCCTCGCGCTGGAGGTGAGCTGGCAGGCGCTGGAGGACGCCGGCGTGCCGCCCCGCGGCCTGGCCGGCAGCGACACCGCGGTGTTGATGGGGGTCAACTCCGACGATTACGGCAAGCTCGTGATGGAGGACCTGCCCGGCATCGAGGCCTGGACCGGTATCGGTACCGCGCTGTGCGGGATCGCCAACCGGGTGTCGCACCTGCTCGATCTGCGCGGCCCCAGCGTGGCGCTGGACGCCGCGTGCGCGGCCTCCCTGGTCGCCGTCCATCAGGCCTGTCAGCTGTTACGCGCCGGTGAAACCTCGCTGGCGCTGGCCGGCGGGGTCAGCGCGCTCATCGGCCCCGGCCTGACCCGGGTGCTCGATGTCGCCGGGGCCACCGCCGCGGACGGCCGGTGTAAATCCTTCGACGACTCCGCCGACGGATACGGGCGCGGTGAGGGTGCGGCCGTGGTGGTCCTCAAGCGGCTCGCCGACGCCCAGCGCGACAACGACCGGGTGCTGGCCATCGTCCGGGGCGGCGCGGTCGCCCAGGACGGCAAGACCGTCGGCATCATGTCCCCCAACGGCGCCGCGCAGGAACAGATGTTCCGGCGCACCTGCGACACCGCCGGCATCGACCCGGCCGGCGTCGACTTCGTCGAGGCGCACGGCACCGGCACCCCGACCGGCGACCCGGTCGAACTGAACGCGCTGTCGGCGGTCTACGGCGTGGGCCGACCCGCCGACCGACCCTGCCTGGTGGGTTCGGTCAAACCGAACACCGGTCACCTCGAGGGCGGCGCCGGGGTGGTCGGACTGGTGAAGGCCACCCTGGCGCTGCATCACGAGGCGATTCCGCCGACCGCCGGTGTGCGGACGCCGACCACCGCGGTGGACTGGAGCACCAACGGCCTGCGGGTGAACACCGAGACCGAGAGCTGGCCCCGCGGCCCGCGGCCGCGCCGCGCCGCGGTGTGCAGCTACGGCTACGGCGGCACCATCGCGCACGTCCTGCTCGAGGAGGCTCCGGCACCGGTCCCCGCACCGGCCGAGAAGCCGATCGAGCATCCCGACGAGCAGCCGAAAACTTCGGTCTACCAAGTGGTTCCGGTGTCCGGCCGGTCCCAGTCCCGGCTGGCGGCCAACGCCGAGGCGCTCGCCGATCACCTGCGCTCCGCACACGATGAGCTCTCCGATGTGGCGGCCACGTTGTGGTCGCGGCGTTCGCACGAACCGGTGCGCGCGGCGATCGTCGCCGAGGACCACAAGGAACTCGTCGTCGGCCTGGACGCGCTGGCAGCCGGTGAGCGCAACTCCTCGGTGGCCACCGGTTCGGTGGTCCCCGGCGCCGCCGACGGTGCGGTCTGGGTGTGTTCCGGACACGGTTCGCACTGGGTGGGCATGGGCGCCGAACTCCTGCGCGAGGAACCGGCGTTCGCCGCCGTCATCGACGCCATCGACCCGGTATTCGGCGCCGAACTCGGCTTCTCCGCCCGCGCGGCACTGGCCGACGGCGAGCACGGCGGCACCGACCAGGTGCAGGCACTGACCTTCGCGATGCAGGTCGGTCTGGCCGCGGTGCTGCGATCCCGGGGCGCGGCGCCGGCCGCGGTGATCGGCCATTCCGTCGGCGAGGTCGCCGCGTGCGTCATCGCCGGGGTCTTCGATCTGACCGAGGGCGCCAAGGTGGCCTGCTACCGCGCCCGCGGATTCCGGGCGGTGCAGGGCAAGGGCGCCATGGCCCTGGTCGCGCTGTCCTTCGCCGAGACCGAGCAGCGCCTGGCCGGCCGCACCGATGTGGTCGCCGCGATCAGCGCCGCACCGTCCTCGACCGTCATCTCCGGCACCGCCGACGAGGTGCGGGCGCTGACCGCCGACTGGGCGGCGGCCGGGACCGTCGTCCGCGCGGTGAACACCGATGTCGCCTTCCACAGCCCCGCGATGGACGGGCTGACGGCCGAGCTGGCCCGCCTGACCGGGACGCTGCACCCGCAGCCGCCCACCATCCCGCTCTACAGCACCGCGCTGGCCGATCCCCGGTCGGCCGCGCTGCGCGGACCGGACTACTGGGTGGCCAACCTGCGTGGCCGGGTCCGGTTCGCCGAGGCCGTCACCGCCGCGGCCGAGGACGGTCACCGGCTGTACCTGGAGATCGCCGCGCACCCGGTGGTCTCCCACTCCATTGTCGAGACCTTGTCGCACAACGGAATCGACGATTACGCCGTGCTGCCGCTGCACCGCCGCAACATGCCGGAGGTGCGCTCGGTCACCACCGCGATCGCCGCACTGCACTGCCACGGCGCACCGGTCGCACTCGGCCCGGCCCAGTCGGGCTGGGCCCACGATCTGCCCGGCACGCAGTGGCAGCATCGCCGGTTCTGGCGTACCCCCGCCGCGCCTCCCGGTGGTGGCGCCGTGCACGATCCGCAGACCAACACGTTGCTGGGCGGCCGGCTCGAGGTGACCGGGGCGGTGCCGGCCGAGGTGTGGCAGACCCAGCTCGACATGGCCACCCGGCCCTACCCGGGCGATCACCCCGTGCAGGGCACCGAGATCATCCCGGCCGCGGTGCTGCTCAACACCTTCCTGACCGCGACCGGCGGCGACCTTTCTGACGTGCGGCTGCGCACCCCGGTCGCACCCGGGCGGGCGCGCGCGGTGCAGGTCGTGCTGCAGGACCGCGCGCTGGCCCTGTCGACCCGCATCCAGGACGACGGTGCCACCGGCGAACCCGACCGCGGTGGCTGGCTCACGCACTGCACCGCGGGTGCGGCCGCCCCGGCGCCGCTGCCGGCCGCGTGGGACACCGATGCCGTGCGGGCCCGCTGCACCGAGGTGCTGCCGAACGGACATGTGGTGGACACACTTGCCGAGCTGGGCGTCGCGGCCATGGGATTCCCTTGGGAAATCACAGAACTGCGGCGTGGAGACGGCGAAATGCTGGCCGTGGTGCGCGCCGAACCGGACGGCTCGGCACCGGCCACCTGGGCCGGTCTGCTGGATGCCGCGACGTCGGCCGCCTCCATCGTGTTCGACAGCCCGCTGCGGCTGCGGATGCCGGCCCGGATCGACCGGGTGTCGCTGCGCGGTACGCCGGTGCCGTTCGCGGTCATGCACATTCGGCGCGGCACCGGCAGCACCATCGCGGATGTGACGATCACCGACGCGCACGGCTCGGTGGTCGGCTTCATCGGCGGCATGTTCTTCGATCAGTTGGAGAACCCCGGCGGCAACGATGTCGCCCGGATGATCCAGCAGCTGGCCTGGCATCCGACCCCGTGGCAGGACGGCCGGCGGGCTGGGGGCACCTCCCGCTCGCGGGGGCGAGCGCAGCGACCCGGGGAATCGGCACAGCCGGCGCAGGTGATCCTGGTCGGCGGGGACGCCGAGACATTGGCCTGGTGCATGCGCGATCTCGCGGCCGCCGATGTGGATCACCGGTTGTGCAAGACCCCCGAGGAGATCCCGGCCGCCCTGGCTCGGGACGCGGTGGTGTTGGTGTTGCCCCGCGCCGGGGACGCCCCGGCCGACGCCGTCGGCCTGGTGCACCAGACGCTGACCACGTTGCTCGAACGGGCCGCCTCGGCGCACCTGTGGGCGCTGACCCGCGGCGTCTACGAGGGCAGCGAGATCGGCGGCTCCCCACTGTGGGGGTACTCCCGGATCGCCGCCGCCGAACACCCCGGCCTGTGGGGCGGCGTCATCGACGTCGCCGACGACAGCCTGCCCGTCGGGGTGCTGGCCGCACTCGGCGGACACGGCGTGGTGGTGGTCCGTGACGACATCGCGCTGACCGCACGACTGGCCCCCGCCGAGACCACCCGCAGCGCGGCGCTGACCTGCTCGCCGGCCGGCACCTACCTGATCACCGGCGGCACCGGAGCGCTCGGCGTGCGGGTCGCCGCGCGGCTGGCCGATCTGGGCGCGCGCCGCATCGTGCTGCTGTCCCGCAGCGGTATCCCGAACCGGGCGGACTGGCAACCCGACGAGGAGCCGGTCCGCACCATCGTGGTGCTGGAGGAACGCGGCGTGTCGGTGCGGGTGGCCGCGGTCGACATCGCCGCCCCCGGCGCGGCCGACGACCTGCGGGCCGCGCTGGCCGACCTGCCCCCGGTGCGCGGTGTCGTGCACGCCGCCGGAGTGGAGGCCGGGGCGCTGCTGGCCGGCACCACCGCCGAGGATTTCGCGGCTGCCATGCGCCCGAAGGTGGACGGCACGCTGACCCTGCACGAGATGTTCCCGCCGGGAGAACTGGACTGGCTGGTGCTGTTCTCCTCCTGCGGATACCTGGCGGGATTCCCCGGCCAGGGCGCCTACGCGTGCGCGAACGCGTTCCTGGACGCGTTCGCCCAGCATCGGCGCGGCCTCGGCGACCGCACCACCGCGGTGGCCTGGACCGCCTGGCGTGGTCTCGGAATGGGTTCTGCCTCAAGCTTTGTCGCCGCGCAACTCAGCGCGCTGGGGATGGGCACCGTCGGCGCCGACGACGCGATGCGGGCGCTGGATCTCGCGGTGCGCGCCGATCAGCCGCACATCGTGGTGCTGCCGGTGACCCCGGACGCCGCGTCGGTGCCGATGCTGGCCGATATCGCGCCACGCGAGGACGACGATGCCGACGGTTCGGGCCTGACCGGTTTGCCGGTGCCGCCCGGGCGCGAGGACGTGGACATCGCGGACTGGGTCGGCGATCTGGTGGTGGCCACCGTGGCGGCCGAACTCGGCCTCGCCGAGGACGGGGTGGACCCGCGGCTGCCGCTGGCCGAGATCGGCGTGGACTCGATCATGACCGTCGCGCTGCGCAAGCAGCTGGAGCGCAAGACCGGGCTGGCGCTGCCCCCGACGCTGCTGTGGGAGCATCCGACCGCATCCGCGGTCGCCTCCCGGATCGTGGAATTGCTGTCCCCGCACGATCATTCGGCGCAGGACGAGGTGAGCGCGGAGGTCGGGGCGGGGTGTTCCTGA
- a CDS encoding (2,3-dihydroxybenzoyl)adenylate synthase, with translation MSTAFPQERGDLNSGFVPFPADRAAIYRQAGYWTDKPLDSILSNGAEKWPDTAAIIDAERRYTFAELDSLADLVAARLHALGLRAGDRVLLQLPNSTQFAVAFFGLLRAGVVPVMCLFGHRSAELRHFAAVSGAVGLIITDTAAGFDFREMAAALQQEHPALRHVIVDGDPGPYLPWSTLTAPPSEGEVAAPPARENFDAAAPALLLVSGGTTGLPKLIARTHNDYLYTAVASAQTYLMTGADTYLVALPAGHNFPLACPGLLGSMTVGAPTVFTADPSPENAFGLIDKHKVTVTGLVNALAKVWSQACDWEPVLPTSLRVVQVGGSRMTAEEARFILDNLTPGLSQIFGMAEGMLNFTRPGDPVEVLLHTQGRPMSDLDEMRVVDEHGADVAPGEEGELLVRGPYTINGYYRAEEANARSFSPDGYYRSGDRVRIFADGPLAGYVEVTGRIKDVIHRGGETVSASDLEEHLFAHPDIYAAAAVAMPDEYLGEKICAAVVFSGKPLTLAELNGFLDARGVSAHTKPDMLAALPALPKTAVGKVDKSQIIELLRSS, from the coding sequence ATGAGCACGGCTTTTCCGCAGGAACGCGGCGATCTGAACAGCGGTTTCGTCCCGTTCCCCGCCGATCGCGCTGCCATCTACCGGCAGGCGGGCTACTGGACCGACAAACCGCTGGACTCCATTCTCAGCAACGGCGCGGAAAAATGGCCCGACACCGCCGCAATCATCGACGCCGAGCGCCGATATACCTTCGCCGAACTGGACTCGCTGGCCGACCTGGTCGCCGCCCGTCTGCATGCCCTGGGCCTGCGCGCCGGCGACCGGGTACTGCTGCAGTTACCCAACAGCACCCAGTTCGCCGTCGCCTTCTTCGGCCTGCTGCGGGCGGGCGTGGTACCGGTGATGTGCCTGTTCGGGCACCGCTCGGCAGAACTGCGCCACTTCGCCGCCGTCAGCGGTGCTGTCGGACTCATAATCACCGATACGGCAGCCGGTTTCGACTTCCGTGAAATGGCCGCGGCGCTGCAGCAGGAGCATCCCGCGCTGCGTCACGTCATCGTCGACGGCGATCCCGGCCCGTACCTGCCCTGGTCCACGCTGACCGCACCGCCGAGCGAGGGCGAGGTCGCCGCGCCGCCGGCCCGGGAGAACTTCGATGCCGCCGCCCCGGCGCTGCTGCTGGTCTCCGGCGGCACCACCGGGCTGCCGAAGCTGATCGCGCGGACCCACAACGACTACCTGTACACCGCGGTCGCCTCGGCCCAGACCTACCTGATGACCGGCGCGGACACCTACCTCGTGGCGCTGCCGGCCGGGCACAACTTCCCGCTGGCCTGCCCGGGCCTGCTCGGCTCGATGACCGTCGGCGCCCCCACCGTCTTCACCGCCGACCCCAGTCCGGAGAACGCGTTCGGCCTCATCGACAAGCACAAGGTGACGGTGACCGGGCTGGTCAACGCGCTGGCCAAGGTGTGGTCGCAGGCCTGCGACTGGGAGCCGGTGCTACCCACGTCGCTGCGCGTGGTCCAGGTCGGCGGCTCCCGGATGACCGCCGAGGAAGCCAGGTTCATCCTCGACAACCTGACCCCCGGGCTGAGCCAGATCTTCGGCATGGCCGAGGGCATGCTGAACTTCACCCGCCCCGGCGACCCGGTCGAGGTGCTTCTGCACACCCAGGGCCGGCCGATGTCCGACCTGGACGAGATGCGGGTGGTCGACGAACACGGCGCCGATGTGGCGCCCGGCGAAGAGGGCGAACTGCTGGTGCGGGGGCCCTACACCATCAACGGGTACTACCGCGCCGAAGAGGCCAACGCGCGCTCGTTCAGCCCGGACGGCTACTACCGCTCCGGTGACCGGGTGCGTATCTTCGCCGACGGTCCGCTGGCCGGCTATGTCGAGGTGACCGGCCGGATCAAGGATGTGATCCACCGGGGTGGCGAAACCGTGTCGGCGTCGGATCTGGAAGAGCACCTGTTCGCCCACCCGGACATCTACGCCGCGGCCGCGGTCGCCATGCCCGACGAGTATCTGGGCGAGAAGATCTGTGCCGCAGTCGTTTTCTCGGGCAAGCCGCTGACCCTGGCCGAACTCAACGGTTTCCTGGACGCCCGCGGGGTGTCCGCGCACACCAAGCCCGACATGCTCGCCGCGCTGCCGGCATTGCCGAAGACCGCCGTCGGCAAGGTCGACAAGTCGCAGATCATCGAGTTGCTGAGGTCGTCATGA